The DNA sequence TTCCTGACTGGAAACACCAAACCCTGTCAGCACTGGAATATCGGCCATGGCTGATAGACGCTTTAGATGCTGGTCTAAATCTTGACGGTAACTTCCTGATTTTCCAGTTACCCCATTGATGGCAACTGCATAGATAAAGCCCTGAGCATCTTTGATAAGCTCTTTCTGGCGTTTGAGACCGGTCGTTAGGCTGACAAGGGGAACGAGGCTAATATCACTATCGACCAGATAGGGTTCGACAAAATTAGCGTGCTCATGTGGCAGGTCGGGAATAATCAGCCCCTTGACAGAAGTTTCAGCCAAGTCTGCTACTAATTTTTCCACACCATATTGGTAGACCGGATTAAAGTAGGTCATTAAGACCAACGGTATTTGAAGACTTTGCTCCTGCAATTTGGCAACAATGCCGTCAAGTGTGGTACCGTGTGCTAAGCTGCGCAAACCTGCTTCTTCAATGACTGGACCGTCTGCGACAGGGTCTGAGAAAGGGACACCGACCTCAATGGCAGAAGCTCCTGCTTTTTCTAAGAGGCTTAAGGTCTCGAAGAGACCGTCCAATCCCTTATCGTGGTCACCGGCCATGATATAGGGAAGGATGAGACCTTTTCGAGCATTTTTTATAGCTTGCAGGTGGTTGGTTAATGTCTTTGTCATAATCTACTTCCCTTCTTTCTCAGCTTCCAAGCGCTCTTTAACCTGTGAGACATCCTTGTCTCCACGCCCTGATAAACAGATGATTAAAGATTGATCCGGCCGCATGGTTTTCGCGACTTTTTGCGCCAGAGCGATGGCATGGCTGGATTCCAGAGCAGGAATAATTCCCTCAAGACGGGAAAGCAATGTGAAACCTTCCAAGGCTTCCTGATCCGTAATGGAATCATAGCTGGCACGGCCGATTTCATTGAAGTAGCAATGCTCAGGTCCAACACCTGGATAGTCCAGTCCTGCTGAAATAGAGAAGGCTTCCATTATCTGCCCATGCCTATCCTGTAAGACATTCATCAAAGCGCCGTGCAGCACGCCCGGACGTCCCTTAGCAAAAGTTGCCGCATGCTTATCGGTGTCTAGACCTAAACCGGATGCTTCTGCACCGTAGAGGGCAACTGACTCATCATCAACAAAAGGATAGAACATCCCGATGGCATTGGATCCACCGCCAATACAGGCCATAACAGCATCTGGCAGCTTACCGCCAGAAAGCTGGGAAAACTGACGTTTAGATTCCCGACCGATGACGGATTGGAAATCACGTACAATTTCAGGGAAAGGAGCTGGGCCTAAGGCTGACCCCATGATATAGTGGGTATCGTCAATATTGGCTACCCAAGCGCGCAGGGCTGCGTTGACCGCATCTTTAAGGACACGAGAGCCATCTGTAACTGCCTCAACTCTGGCTCCCAGCAGTTCCATGCGGAAAACATTGAGGGCCTGACGTTTGACATCTTCTTCTCCCATGTAAATGGTACATTCCATATCAAAGAGGGCTGCCGCCGTTGCTGTAGCTACTCCATGCTGACCGGCACCGGTTTCTGCAATTACTTTTTTCTTCCCCATACGCCGGGCCAACAGCACCTGACCGAGGGCGTTATTAATCTTGTGGGCACCGGTATGATTGAGGTCTTCGCGCTTGAGGTAAATCTTGGCTCCGCCAATATGCTTGGTCAGGCGTTTGGCATAGTAGAGCGGGGTCTCACGGCCAACATAATTTTTGAGCAATTGATCCAATTCCGCTTGAAAATCTGGATCATCCTTAGCCTGACGGTAGGCTTGATCCAATTCCAGAACGGCTGTCATCAGTGTTTCGGGGACAAATTGACCGCCGAAACTGCCGTAAAATCCTTTAGCATCTGGTTGATTATAGGTCATTGTTTCACACTTTCTATAAATTCTTTAATCTTGCGAAGATCCTTCCTGCCCTCGGTTTCAACTCCTGATGAAACATCGAGGGCGTAAGGATGGAAGGCTGCGATAGCCGCTTGAGCGTTGCCGCTGTTAAGACCGCCAGCAATGAAAAAGGGCTGCTTAACTTGGCTAGTATCTAATTTTTGCCAATCAAAGGTTTTCCCAGAGCCAGCCAGAGGAGCGTCGAAAAGCAGGTAAGCGGCCGAACTCCTGACTGAGTCCGCTGAATTGCTGACCTGCAAGGCACGGATAACCGGTACTGAAACCTGACGGATCAGGGAATCTGGAAAGTCCCCATGAATCTGGACCAGATCGAGAGGGACAGCTGCAATGGCAGCCTGCAGTTCCTCTAGACTGGGAGAGACAAAGACACCCACCGTCTTAACCCTTTCGGGGACAGCTGCTGCTAAATTATGAGCCTGAGTCAGAGTCACCTGACGCTTGCTGGGAGCAAAAACAAAGCCGATATAATCCGCACCGCTGGTGACGGCCCTTGCTACTGCTTCTGGGTCGGATAGGCCGCAAATTTTAACCCTTGTCAATTTTTAGCTCCTTTATCTTGTCTGCAACATTGTCAGCTGTCATCAGGGCTGTTCCTACTAAGATAGCATTAAAGTAAGGAGCAACTGTCTGCGCATCTTCTTCGGTGCTAATGGCTGATTCAGAAATGTAAACAGGTCCTTCCTTAAAATGGGTGGATAGCTGCAAACTCGTGTTGATATCCGTGTTAAAAGTGACTAGATTGCGATTGTTGATTCCAATAATCTTTGCACCAATACGGTGAGCAGCCTCAAGTTCTGGTAAATTATGCGTTTCCACTAAAACTTCCAAACCTAGGCCCGTCGCAAAATCATACAGTTCCTTTAAACGTCCCTCTGACAGGGCTGCTACAATCAATAGAATCACCGTTGCTCCAGCATTTCGGCTGCGGATAATCTGCTTTTCATCAATGATAAAATCCTTAGCCAGAGTCGGAATAGCCACTTGGCTAGAAATTTGTCGCAAATAATCTAGATGTCCCTTGAAATAAATCTCATCTGTCAGTACAGAAATCATAGCAGCGCCATTTTGTTCGTAGGTCTTAGCTTGAGCCACAATATCAACACCCATATTGATATCACCGAGGCTGGGACTGGCTTTTTTGACTTCGGCAATGATTTGCAATTTGTCTTGGTGACCCTTGAGAAAATCATAGAAACGATAGGCCTGACGTAAGGGGTGCAGTTCTTCCATGGTAAGCTGGGCAACT is a window from the Streptococcus criceti HS-6 genome containing:
- the trpA gene encoding tryptophan synthase subunit alpha, which translates into the protein MTKTLTNHLQAIKNARKGLILPYIMAGDHDKGLDGLFETLSLLEKAGASAIEVGVPFSDPVADGPVIEEAGLRSLAHGTTLDGIVAKLQEQSLQIPLVLMTYFNPVYQYGVEKLVADLAETSVKGLIIPDLPHEHANFVEPYLVDSDISLVPLVSLTTGLKRQKELIKDAQGFIYAVAINGVTGKSGSYRQDLDQHLKRLSAMADIPVLTGFGVSSQEDVARFNQVSDGVIVGSKIVRDLHAGQTKTVKDFIQAASQFEK
- the trpB gene encoding tryptophan synthase subunit beta, translating into MTYNQPDAKGFYGSFGGQFVPETLMTAVLELDQAYRQAKDDPDFQAELDQLLKNYVGRETPLYYAKRLTKHIGGAKIYLKREDLNHTGAHKINNALGQVLLARRMGKKKVIAETGAGQHGVATATAAALFDMECTIYMGEEDVKRQALNVFRMELLGARVEAVTDGSRVLKDAVNAALRAWVANIDDTHYIMGSALGPAPFPEIVRDFQSVIGRESKRQFSQLSGGKLPDAVMACIGGGSNAIGMFYPFVDDESVALYGAEASGLGLDTDKHAATFAKGRPGVLHGALMNVLQDRHGQIMEAFSISAGLDYPGVGPEHCYFNEIGRASYDSITDQEALEGFTLLSRLEGIIPALESSHAIALAQKVAKTMRPDQSLIICLSGRGDKDVSQVKERLEAEKEGK
- the trpC gene encoding indole-3-glycerol phosphate synthase TrpC → MSQEFLPTILKQKAKEVAQLTMEELHPLRQAYRFYDFLKGHQDKLQIIAEVKKASPSLGDINMGVDIVAQAKTYEQNGAAMISVLTDEIYFKGHLDYLRQISSQVAIPTLAKDFIIDEKQIIRSRNAGATVILLIVAALSEGRLKELYDFATGLGLEVLVETHNLPELEAAHRIGAKIIGINNRNLVTFNTDINTSLQLSTHFKEGPVYISESAISTEEDAQTVAPYFNAILVGTALMTADNVADKIKELKIDKG
- a CDS encoding phosphoribosylanthranilate isomerase is translated as MTRVKICGLSDPEAVARAVTSGADYIGFVFAPSKRQVTLTQAHNLAAAVPERVKTVGVFVSPSLEELQAAIAAVPLDLVQIHGDFPDSLIRQVSVPVIRALQVSNSADSVRSSAAYLLFDAPLAGSGKTFDWQKLDTSQVKQPFFIAGGLNSGNAQAAIAAFHPYALDVSSGVETEGRKDLRKIKEFIESVKQ